Within the Fretibacterium sp. OH1220_COT-178 genome, the region ACGTGCAGACCCGGAACCTGCTTCAGCAGCTCCGGCAGGTTCTTCTGCTCCCCCCTCATCTCCTGGGGACGCACCACCGTGACCGACCCCGGCGAAAGGAGCAGCTTGTCCTCGTCGACGGGAGAGGCCACGACCCGCTCCTCGGGGAACTCCGTCGTCCCCAGGGCGGGATCGGTCGGGACCAAAAGGGAAAGGGGGACCAGGATAAAAAAGGCAAAAAGGCTCAAGAAAGAGGTTCCAATTTTCACGGATTCGCATCTCCTCTCCTGATACGAAAAACGGGAGGAGCCCTTCGAGGACTCCTCCCTGTACGCCCAAAACACATTCTGCCTGCACCCGTCCCCCGAGGTACGCGGCAAA harbors:
- a CDS encoding TonB-dependent receptor, with the protein product MSLFAFFILVPLSLLVPTDPALGTTEFPEERVVASPVDEDKLLLSPGSVTVVRPQEMRGEQKNLPELLKQVPGLHVVETKGRGAYTVASIRGSSAAQVAVYVDGVLMNLGSEAAVDLSTIPVENVERI